One Brachyspira suanatina DNA segment encodes these proteins:
- a CDS encoding methyl-accepting chemotaxis protein, which yields MKLNSLTFKIPLIMGLSITLSIFVITVIMFLISLKSVDIAAQNGFETTAAAYEGTANLWIEHQKSIIESFATNESIVNYLLSADEYNTQMASNTLIGFKNYRNASLHFTILNREGKVLLDSENGSLINYNNGYDSDFSLYKNQTEKMGIVKSSITGDIVYKMYADIKDNNGNVIGVLSSHIDWSDFIKHCISFAKIGNTGNIMIVDEDKNIIAHKDENKILNSLKDFKALDDMTVLKKSIKHYRDNDNKLYMMYFSPIIYPHWYIVATIAESELYNPVNNMLRHPIYIAAILIFLSIIMIWIFSKYITSPIKEIVKEADNIANGDLTTVISKKHLNRKDEIGDILNSFNKMKKVIKDIIKVVNSNISQTKRTAYSLYYSNKDLSERTISQASDINATTSFMKNISISIDESTNDMKSMSDGMIDARNEINNAGSIIFDTAKNTELVFESSKKIGYIIKIIEDIAFQTNILALNASVEAARAGEQGRGFAVVASEVRNLALNTSESAKNITSLIEDSNDKIKKATDSANMSQKLFVEIEKKIENTTNIMKDVVVKINKQQEDVSKINNSMLSIDAKTKDNADLVELMKHSSSELEKQTNNFFSAISFFKTGVYHLDWSENYNTNNEYIDEQHKKLLNFINDIYSAIYEEDSERVKNVFNMTLDYTKYHFSDEEKLQNENADRYKKIKEHFEQHRSFENLVARKIDELNTSNEWKNTALDMANILSKWLIQHIGVWDKEFVKMVGI from the coding sequence ATGAAACTTAATAGTTTGACATTTAAAATACCGCTTATTATGGGACTTTCTATTACATTATCAATATTTGTAATAACAGTTATAATGTTTTTAATATCATTAAAGTCTGTTGATATAGCGGCTCAAAATGGATTTGAAACTACTGCTGCTGCCTATGAGGGTACAGCCAATCTATGGATAGAACATCAAAAATCAATAATTGAAAGTTTTGCTACTAATGAAAGTATAGTCAATTATTTGTTATCTGCTGATGAGTATAATACTCAGATGGCAAGCAATACTTTAATAGGATTTAAAAATTATAGAAATGCCTCATTGCATTTTACTATTTTGAATAGAGAAGGTAAAGTTCTTCTTGATTCAGAAAATGGATCTTTGATCAACTATAATAATGGTTATGATTCAGATTTTTCTTTGTATAAAAATCAAACTGAAAAAATGGGAATTGTTAAATCTTCAATAACAGGCGATATCGTTTACAAAATGTATGCTGATATTAAAGATAATAATGGAAATGTTATAGGAGTTTTATCATCTCATATAGATTGGTCAGATTTTATAAAGCATTGTATTTCATTTGCTAAAATAGGAAATACAGGTAATATAATGATAGTTGATGAGGATAAGAATATCATTGCTCATAAAGATGAAAATAAAATTTTAAACAGTTTAAAAGATTTTAAAGCTCTTGATGATATGACTGTATTAAAAAAATCTATTAAGCATTATAGAGATAATGATAATAAACTTTATATGATGTATTTCAGTCCTATAATATATCCTCATTGGTATATAGTTGCCACTATAGCTGAAAGCGAACTTTATAATCCTGTAAATAATATGTTAAGACATCCTATATATATAGCAGCTATTTTGATTTTTTTATCTATTATTATGATTTGGATATTTTCAAAATATATAACATCTCCTATTAAAGAGATTGTTAAAGAGGCAGACAATATTGCAAATGGAGATTTAACTACTGTAATATCTAAAAAACATTTGAATAGAAAAGATGAAATAGGAGATATTTTAAATAGCTTTAATAAGATGAAAAAAGTTATAAAAGATATTATTAAAGTTGTAAATTCAAATATTTCTCAAACAAAAAGAACAGCTTATAGTTTATATTATTCAAATAAAGATTTATCAGAGCGAACTATATCTCAAGCCTCCGATATAAATGCTACAACATCATTTATGAAAAACATTTCTATTTCCATAGATGAATCAACTAATGATATGAAATCTATGAGTGACGGCATGATAGATGCCAGAAATGAAATAAATAATGCAGGTTCTATAATATTTGATACAGCTAAAAATACAGAACTTGTTTTTGAATCCAGTAAAAAGATAGGCTATATAATAAAGATTATTGAAGATATTGCATTTCAAACTAATATATTGGCTTTGAATGCTTCGGTAGAGGCAGCAAGAGCAGGAGAACAGGGAAGAGGATTTGCTGTTGTTGCTTCTGAAGTTAGAAATTTGGCATTGAATACATCAGAGTCAGCTAAGAATATTACTTCTTTAATAGAAGATAGTAATGATAAAATTAAAAAAGCAACTGATTCTGCTAATATGTCACAAAAATTATTCGTTGAAATAGAGAAAAAAATAGAAAACACTACCAATATAATGAAAGATGTAGTTGTAAAGATTAATAAACAGCAGGAAGATGTTTCTAAAATTAATAATTCTATGCTTAGTATAGATGCTAAGACTAAAGATAATGCCGATTTGGTAGAACTTATGAAACATTCTTCTTCAGAATTGGAAAAGCAAACTAATAACTTTTTTAGTGCTATAAGCTTTTTTAAAACAGGTGTTTATCATTTGGATTGGTCTGAAAATTATAATACTAATAATGAATATATAGATGAACAGCATAAAAAATTATTAAATTTTATTAATGATATATATTCGGCTATATATGAAGAAGATTCTGAAAGAGTAAAAAATGTATTTAATATGACATTGGATTATACTAAATATCATTTTTCGGATGAAGAGAAACTACAAAATGAAAATGCTGATAGATATAAAAAAATAAAGGAACATTTTGAACAGCATAGAAGTTTTGAAAATTTAGTGGCTAGAAAAATAGATGAACTTAATACTTCAAATGAATGGAAAAATACAGCTTTGGATATGGCAAATATATTAAGTAAGTGGCTTATTCAGCATATTGGAGTTTGGGATAAAGAATTTGTAAAAATGGTTGGAATATAG
- a CDS encoding methyl-accepting chemotaxis protein has protein sequence MKIYSLRFKIPVLFVTAIVLSILLSVGVALFFSTKAIDDAVESGFESTSVSYKNLINLWLEDNHSSMANFVTSQALINFLLNTQDETLRVSAEEALKYFKTSKRSFINFILLDLNGNAIIDSENGILNNVTMDRNDDGWKKFVAGGYNSGGEASVSKSVATGNPTYRVWAGIKDNTGKVIGVLSGNVDWGDLINGYILNVKIGETGRISIIDDNKKILAHNDSTKILTTAGNNIPYDEVFKNKNGIMHYKDSADNQKYLMSYYNVDNTDWYIIITMLEKELYSSLGRTIIFSILFGIAIIVTVTIIIVGFTRRLTSPLKEALRLANLISKGDLTFEVNNKYFGRRDEIGELIKSFDNMKTSIRDIIDVANSNVALTKRTAYSLSYSNKDLATRTLNQASDLEKTAEATEEISSTIKKTAENAAIINDMMIDARNAVEEAGSIISETAQNTSQAFEYSQKISGLVKFIEDIAFQTNILALNASVEAARAGEQGRGFAVVASEVRNLAQTTQSSVNNITSFITESNEKVKKATDSANMSRTLFEDIESKIEETTRVIADMANTTKEQLIGIDSINNAMSNMDAQTQGNSSLVSSMHESSKELEEQMEELSNAMAFFKVGAKKLEWLDQYYTHNKTIDGQHVQIIEYANKVHSALYNGVKEDVDEAFKGAINYTKYHFAEEQKIQVANKDKYHKIKEHFEEHRKFEKAIDDQYKAFKSSSDWRQIATDFSELLAKLLIEHIGVWDKEFVRISGIQDS, from the coding sequence ATGAAAATATATAGTTTAAGATTCAAAATACCTGTGTTGTTTGTAACAGCTATAGTTTTATCTATATTACTTAGTGTTGGTGTTGCATTGTTTTTTAGTACAAAAGCTATAGATGATGCTGTTGAGAGCGGATTTGAATCCACATCAGTTTCTTATAAAAATTTGATCAATCTTTGGCTGGAAGATAATCATTCCTCTATGGCTAATTTTGTTACTTCTCAGGCATTAATAAATTTTTTACTTAATACTCAAGATGAAACTTTAAGAGTTAGCGCTGAAGAAGCTTTAAAATATTTTAAGACTTCTAAAAGATCTTTTATTAATTTTATTTTATTGGATTTAAATGGAAATGCTATAATAGATTCTGAAAATGGAATTCTTAATAATGTAACTATGGATAGAAATGATGATGGTTGGAAAAAGTTTGTTGCTGGAGGATATAATTCCGGAGGTGAGGCTAGCGTAAGTAAATCAGTTGCCACAGGAAATCCTACATATAGAGTATGGGCTGGAATAAAAGATAATACAGGAAAAGTTATAGGAGTATTATCTGGAAACGTAGATTGGGGAGATTTAATTAATGGATATATTCTAAATGTGAAAATAGGAGAAACTGGAAGAATATCTATAATAGACGACAATAAAAAAATATTGGCTCATAATGATAGTACTAAAATTTTAACTACTGCAGGAAATAATATTCCTTATGATGAAGTTTTTAAAAATAAAAATGGTATAATGCATTATAAGGATAGTGCTGATAATCAAAAATATTTAATGTCATATTATAATGTAGATAATACAGATTGGTATATTATAATAACTATGTTGGAAAAAGAGTTATATTCTTCATTAGGACGAACTATCATATTCTCAATATTATTTGGAATAGCTATAATAGTTACTGTAACAATTATAATTGTAGGATTCACAAGAAGATTAACATCTCCTCTTAAAGAGGCTTTGAGATTAGCAAATTTAATATCTAAGGGTGATTTAACTTTTGAAGTAAATAATAAATATTTCGGAAGAAGAGATGAGATAGGAGAATTAATAAAAAGTTTTGATAATATGAAAACATCTATAAGAGATATTATAGATGTAGCCAATTCAAACGTTGCTTTAACTAAAAGAACAGCTTATTCCTTATCATATTCAAATAAAGATTTAGCTACAAGAACTTTGAATCAGGCATCGGATTTGGAAAAGACAGCTGAAGCTACAGAAGAAATTTCAAGTACTATAAAGAAAACTGCTGAAAATGCTGCTATTATTAATGATATGATGATAGATGCAAGAAATGCTGTAGAAGAAGCTGGAAGTATTATTTCTGAAACAGCTCAAAATACTAGTCAAGCATTTGAATACAGCCAAAAGATTAGCGGATTAGTAAAGTTTATTGAAGATATAGCATTCCAAACTAATATATTAGCTTTAAATGCTTCAGTAGAGGCAGCAAGAGCAGGAGAGCAGGGCAGAGGATTTGCTGTTGTAGCTTCAGAGGTTAGAAACTTGGCTCAGACTACTCAAAGCTCTGTTAATAATATTACTTCATTTATTACAGAAAGTAATGAGAAGGTAAAAAAGGCAACAGATTCTGCTAATATGTCAAGAACTTTATTTGAAGATATAGAAAGCAAAATTGAAGAAACTACAAGAGTTATTGCTGATATGGCTAATACTACTAAAGAACAATTAATAGGTATAGACAGTATAAATAATGCTATGTCAAATATGGATGCTCAAACTCAAGGCAATAGTTCATTAGTTTCATCTATGCATGAATCATCTAAAGAACTTGAAGAACAAATGGAAGAATTATCTAATGCTATGGCTTTCTTTAAAGTAGGAGCTAAGAAATTAGAGTGGCTTGATCAGTATTATACTCATAATAAAACTATAGATGGTCAGCATGTTCAAATTATAGAATATGCTAATAAAGTTCATTCAGCTTTATATAATGGTGTAAAAGAAGATGTTGATGAAGCATTTAAAGGTGCTATTAACTATACTAAATACCATTTTGCTGAAGAACAAAAAATACAAGTTGCTAATAAAGATAAATATCATAAGATTAAAGAACATTTTGAAGAACATAGAAAATTTGAAAAAGCTATTGATGATCAGTATAAAGCATTTAAATCAAGCAGCGATTGGCGTCAGATAGCTACAGATTTTTCAGAACTTTTAGCTAAACTCTTAATAGAACATATAGGGGTATGGGATAAAGAGTTTGTAAGAATTTCTGGCATACAAGATTCTTAA
- a CDS encoding DUF4416 family protein — protein MSKVLKQSKAVLVAALMYNDINIYNSVLKKLIDNFGEIEIISDEYLFSHSAYYKEEMGESLNKRFIVFKNMIERDYISDVKKITDSIEKEYSDENNNRKINIDPAILTLENFILVTNKNFTHRIYLKDGVFADLTLIYKKKKGYTELEWTYADYSSYETKKFLNKIRELFYNRLIESSPFGSNWK, from the coding sequence ATGAGTAAAGTTCTGAAACAATCTAAAGCAGTTCTTGTTGCTGCCTTAATGTATAATGATATAAATATTTATAATTCTGTATTAAAAAAACTTATAGACAATTTTGGTGAAATTGAAATTATCAGTGACGAATATTTATTTTCACATTCTGCATATTACAAAGAAGAGATGGGAGAATCTTTAAATAAAAGGTTTATAGTTTTTAAGAATATGATAGAAAGAGATTATATAAGCGATGTTAAAAAAATAACTGACAGTATAGAAAAAGAATATTCAGATGAAAATAATAATAGAAAAATTAATATAGACCCTGCCATACTAACATTAGAAAATTTCATTCTAGTTACAAATAAAAACTTTACACATAGAATATATTTAAAAGACGGAGTATTTGCAGATTTAACTCTTATATACAAAAAGAAAAAAGGTTATACAGAATTAGAATGGACTTATGCTGATTATTCAAGCTATGAAACAAAAAAGTTTTTAAATAAAATAAGAGAGCTTTTCTACAATAGACTTATAGAAAGCTCTCCATTCGGTTCTAATTGGAAATAA
- a CDS encoding aspartate aminotransferase family protein, translated as MPCKKTNNNQDNEKSKLKKEYINNNKKYVANTYARFDIVLESGKDCKLKDIEGKEYIDLGSGIGVNSIGYGNKNYINAVANQLKTLQHTSNLYYTKPYIDLAKKLCTITKYDKVFFCNSGAEANEAAIKCARKYSFNKYANNDKNYKRNKIVTLKNSFHGRTMATISATGQDIFHNYFFPFLEGFEFAEANNYEDTVEKLKDNACAMMMELIQGEGGVIPLDKEYVQKVQKYCEENDILFIVDEVQTGAGRTGKFLCSEHFGIKPDITTLAKGLGGGLPIGAMLMSKKCSDVFVPGDHASTFGANPVVAAGALEVLNIIDKNLLKEVEKKSKYIKSKLTKLDNVVSVDGIGLMLGIGLKEGLNAREIVEKCISKGAIPLTAKNKIRLLPPLTITDKELEKAISILCECLG; from the coding sequence ATGCCTTGTAAGAAAACAAATAATAATCAAGATAATGAAAAATCAAAATTAAAAAAAGAATATATTAATAATAATAAAAAATATGTTGCCAATACTTATGCTAGATTTGATATAGTTTTGGAATCTGGAAAAGATTGTAAATTAAAAGATATAGAAGGAAAAGAGTATATTGATTTAGGAAGCGGTATAGGAGTTAATAGCATTGGTTATGGAAATAAAAATTATATAAATGCCGTAGCTAATCAATTAAAAACTCTTCAGCATACATCAAACCTATACTATACAAAACCTTATATAGATTTAGCAAAAAAACTATGCACTATTACAAAATATGATAAAGTATTTTTCTGCAACTCTGGTGCTGAAGCAAATGAAGCTGCTATTAAATGTGCTAGAAAATACTCTTTCAATAAATATGCTAATAATGATAAAAATTATAAAAGAAACAAAATAGTAACTTTAAAAAATTCTTTTCATGGCAGAACTATGGCTACAATTTCAGCTACAGGACAAGATATTTTTCATAATTACTTTTTCCCATTTTTGGAAGGTTTCGAATTTGCAGAGGCAAACAATTATGAAGACACTGTAGAAAAATTAAAAGATAATGCCTGTGCTATGATGATGGAGCTTATACAAGGAGAAGGTGGAGTTATACCTCTTGATAAAGAATATGTGCAAAAAGTACAAAAATACTGCGAAGAAAATGATATACTTTTTATAGTCGATGAAGTACAGACAGGTGCAGGAAGAACAGGAAAATTCTTATGCTCTGAGCATTTTGGTATAAAGCCTGATATCACTACATTGGCTAAAGGTTTAGGAGGAGGACTTCCTATAGGTGCAATGCTTATGAGTAAAAAATGTTCTGATGTATTTGTTCCGGGAGATCATGCTTCTACATTCGGAGCTAATCCCGTTGTTGCTGCCGGTGCTTTGGAAGTATTAAATATAATAGATAAAAACTTATTAAAAGAAGTTGAAAAGAAATCTAAATATATAAAAAGTAAATTAACAAAACTTGATAATGTTGTAAGCGTAGACGGAATAGGCTTAATGCTTGGAATAGGTTTGAAAGAAGGATTAAATGCAAGAGAAATAGTAGAAAAATGCATATCAAAAGGAGCTATTCCATTAACTGCTAAAAACAAAATAAGACTTCTTCCACCTCTCACAATAACAGACAAAGAATTAGAAAAAGCCATTTCAATACTTTGCGAGTGTTTAGGATAG
- the argB gene encoding acetylglutamate kinase, with product MDNISNRDKAFILNQALPYIQKYTGKTVVIKYGGSAMENPELKKKVMSDVALLSTVGINVIVVHGGGKDITAMLNKIGKESKFINGLRYTDSETAEIVKMVLAGKVNKELVASLENCGGKCLGICGIDGKMFKVSKYKGDDDLGFVGDVDDVDTDLLNTIISNKYIPIVATVGCDDEGNVYNINADTAAAKIAESLKAETLIYMTDTPGLLKDKDDENTLISQINIKDIENLIKDGTISGGMIPKVKHCIDAVDNGVSKVFIIDGRLCHSLLIEMFTDEGIGTMFHKD from the coding sequence ATGGATAATATTTCAAATAGAGATAAAGCATTTATACTTAATCAGGCATTGCCTTATATACAGAAATACACAGGAAAAACCGTTGTAATAAAATACGGCGGAAGTGCTATGGAAAATCCTGAATTAAAAAAGAAAGTTATGAGCGATGTTGCTTTGCTTTCTACTGTGGGAATAAATGTTATTGTTGTGCATGGCGGAGGAAAAGATATTACTGCTATGCTTAATAAAATAGGAAAAGAATCAAAATTTATAAATGGTTTAAGATACACTGACAGCGAAACTGCTGAAATAGTAAAAATGGTTCTTGCTGGTAAAGTTAATAAAGAGTTGGTAGCATCTTTAGAAAACTGCGGAGGTAAATGTCTTGGTATATGCGGTATTGACGGAAAGATGTTTAAAGTAAGCAAATACAAAGGTGATGATGATTTGGGATTTGTAGGCGATGTTGATGATGTTGATACAGATTTGCTTAATACAATTATATCAAATAAATATATTCCAATAGTTGCAACTGTAGGATGCGATGATGAAGGAAATGTTTATAATATTAATGCTGATACTGCCGCTGCAAAAATAGCAGAGAGCTTAAAAGCTGAAACTTTAATATATATGACTGATACGCCAGGACTTTTAAAAGATAAAGATGATGAAAACACTTTAATAAGTCAAATTAATATTAAAGATATAGAAAATCTTATAAAAGACGGTACTATATCAGGAGGAATGATACCTAAAGTTAAGCATTGTATAGATGCAGTTGATAATGGTGTATCAAAAGTATTTATAATAGATGGAAGATTATGCCATTCATTATTAATAGAAATGTTCACCGATGAAGGTATAGGAACTATGTTTCATAAAGATTGA
- the argJ gene encoding bifunctional glutamate N-acetyltransferase/amino-acid acetyltransferase ArgJ, with product MDSFKQIEGGICASEGFLANGIHTGIKKNSEKKDLAIIYSKSLCSAAAVYTQNKACGANITVSKEHLKDGKAKAVICNSGNANTCNKDGVDKAKEMCKLTADVLGIDEKDVAVASTGVIGVPLPIEPIQKNIKTLIENANHSAEYAKNAANAIMTTDTFMKEIAYEFEIDGKKVHIGGMSKGSGMIHPNMATMLAFVTTDCNISSEMLQKALSEDVKYTYNMISVDGDTSTNDMCVVLANGEAKNTLIDKEDDNYKIFCKALNMTNTYLSKQMAKDGEGATKLIECEVINAESLKLARKIAKSVITSNLVKAAMYGCDMNWGRISCAIGYTDADFDINKVSINVGSKYGEMNVYKDGYGVEFDEDEALKILKEDEIKITIDMNCGESKATAWGCDLTYDYVKINGSYRS from the coding sequence ATGGATAGTTTTAAACAAATTGAAGGCGGAATATGTGCTTCTGAAGGTTTCTTAGCAAACGGAATACATACTGGTATAAAAAAGAATAGCGAAAAAAAAGATTTAGCAATAATTTATAGTAAAAGTCTATGTTCTGCTGCTGCAGTATATACTCAAAACAAAGCATGCGGAGCAAATATCACAGTAAGCAAAGAGCATTTAAAAGACGGAAAAGCAAAAGCTGTTATATGCAATTCCGGAAATGCTAATACTTGTAATAAAGACGGTGTGGATAAAGCAAAAGAAATGTGCAAACTCACAGCTGATGTATTAGGTATTGATGAAAAAGATGTGGCTGTTGCTTCTACTGGTGTTATAGGAGTTCCTTTACCAATAGAGCCAATACAAAAAAATATAAAGACACTTATAGAGAATGCAAATCATTCTGCAGAGTATGCCAAAAATGCCGCAAATGCCATAATGACTACTGACACATTTATGAAAGAAATAGCTTATGAATTTGAAATTGACGGAAAGAAAGTTCATATAGGCGGAATGTCAAAAGGAAGCGGTATGATTCACCCTAATATGGCTACAATGCTTGCTTTTGTAACTACTGACTGCAACATATCAAGCGAAATGCTTCAAAAGGCTTTAAGCGAAGATGTTAAATATACATACAATATGATCAGTGTTGACGGAGATACTTCTACAAATGATATGTGCGTTGTGCTTGCAAACGGAGAAGCTAAAAATACTTTAATTGATAAAGAAGATGATAATTATAAAATATTTTGCAAAGCATTGAATATGACAAATACTTATTTATCAAAGCAAATGGCTAAAGACGGAGAAGGTGCTACAAAATTAATTGAATGCGAAGTAATTAATGCTGAAAGTTTAAAATTGGCAAGAAAGATAGCTAAATCTGTAATAACTTCAAATTTGGTAAAGGCTGCTATGTATGGATGCGATATGAATTGGGGAAGAATTTCATGTGCCATAGGTTATACTGATGCTGATTTTGATATAAATAAAGTTTCTATAAATGTTGGTTCAAAATACGGTGAAATGAATGTTTATAAAGACGGATACGGTGTAGAGTTCGATGAAGATGAAGCTTTAAAAATATTAAAAGAAGATGAAATAAAAATAACAATAGATATGAACTGCGGAGAAAGTAAAGCTACAGCTTGGGGATGTGATTTAACTTATGATTATGTAAAAATTAATGGTTCTTACAGAAGTTAA
- the argC gene encoding N-acetyl-gamma-glutamyl-phosphate reductase, with product MIKVSVIGATGYAGAELIRLLLSHSKVELKNLSSKSFVGKNINEIYPNLNKNLDKLLLDENEIFEDTDVVFASLPAGLSDDIANKCFEKNILFIDLGADFRLDDEEDYKNWYGNEYKYKNLHKEAIYSIPEIIKYDNVYNKKELKNAKIIGNPGCYPTSIGLALAPALVNKLIIKDDIIIDSKSGATGAGRELKLNTHYTECNEAFAPYKIAEHRHTPEIEQTLSNIYGEDIKVTFVPHLLPLNRGIVSTIYAKLENKNIKLEDIHNTYKDFYKDSAFVRVLNIKEIANLKYVKYSNYCDISLHMDDRTNKLIIVSTIDNMVKGAAGQAIQNMNIALGLKEDEGLNFIPPAF from the coding sequence ATGATAAAAGTATCCGTTATAGGTGCAACAGGATATGCAGGTGCAGAATTAATAAGATTATTATTATCTCATAGTAAAGTAGAATTAAAAAATCTTTCTTCAAAAAGTTTTGTAGGAAAAAATATCAATGAGATATATCCTAATTTAAATAAAAACTTAGATAAATTATTATTAGATGAAAATGAAATATTTGAAGATACTGATGTTGTATTTGCATCATTGCCTGCAGGATTAAGCGATGATATTGCAAATAAATGTTTTGAAAAAAATATTTTGTTTATAGATTTAGGTGCTGATTTCAGATTAGATGATGAAGAAGATTATAAAAATTGGTATGGTAATGAATATAAATATAAAAATCTTCATAAAGAAGCAATATACTCAATACCTGAAATAATTAAATATGATAATGTATATAATAAAAAAGAATTAAAGAATGCAAAAATTATAGGTAATCCAGGCTGCTACCCTACTTCTATAGGTTTAGCATTAGCCCCAGCATTGGTAAATAAATTGATAATTAAAGATGATATTATAATCGATTCAAAATCAGGTGCGACAGGTGCAGGAAGAGAGTTAAAATTAAATACACACTACACTGAATGTAATGAAGCATTTGCTCCTTATAAAATTGCAGAGCATAGACATACACCTGAAATAGAACAGACATTATCAAATATATACGGCGAAGATATAAAAGTTACTTTTGTTCCTCATTTGCTTCCATTAAATAGAGGAATAGTTTCAACAATATATGCTAAATTAGAAAATAAAAATATTAAATTAGAAGATATACATAATACTTATAAAGATTTTTATAAAGATTCAGCATTTGTAAGAGTATTGAATATAAAAGAGATAGCAAATTTAAAATATGTTAAATACTCAAATTATTGTGATATATCTTTGCATATGGATGATAGAACAAATAAATTAATAATAGTATCAACAATAGATAATATGGTAAAAGGAGCTGCAGGACAGGCAATACAAAATATGAATATAGCTTTAGGCTTAAAAGAAGATGAAGGTTTAAATTTTATTCCTCCAGCTTTTTAA
- a CDS encoding MotA/TolQ/ExbB proton channel family protein, translating to MNNIFGSESLLNSAMMVCWIGLLISSVLGLTIIVDRFIYFTRIKSQDNSLAPKLISLIKDKELKAAIALCETSKSPLANIIMSGLKNIDMPKESMQSASNKELPRLERFISALSTISTVAPLLGLLGTILGMIQSFAVISVAGSGNPSALASGIANALLTTAAGLIIAIPTVVFYNYFVNTLNERILFIENLSNEVSDYIINDSNTKTEN from the coding sequence ATGAATAATATATTCGGTTCAGAGAGTCTTTTAAATTCTGCTATGATGGTTTGCTGGATAGGACTTCTTATATCTTCAGTATTGGGATTAACAATAATAGTTGATAGATTTATTTATTTTACTAGAATAAAATCACAGGATAATTCATTAGCACCTAAGCTTATTTCTTTAATAAAAGATAAAGAATTAAAAGCAGCTATTGCATTATGTGAAACATCAAAATCACCTTTAGCAAATATTATAATGTCAGGGCTTAAAAATATTGATATGCCTAAAGAATCTATGCAAAGTGCATCCAATAAGGAGCTTCCAAGACTCGAAAGATTTATTTCGGCACTTTCTACAATATCAACAGTTGCTCCATTACTTGGACTTTTAGGTACTATACTTGGTATGATACAATCTTTTGCTGTAATATCAGTTGCAGGAAGCGGAAACCCATCTGCTTTGGCTTCAGGTATTGCTAATGCTCTTCTTACTACAGCAGCAGGGCTTATTATTGCCATACCTACAGTTGTATTTTATAACTATTTTGTAAATACTCTTAATGAAAGAATTTTATTTATAGAAAATTTATCAAATGAAGTTTCAGATTATATAATAAATGACAGCAATACTAAAACAGAAAATTAA